A section of the Delphinus delphis chromosome 1, mDelDel1.2, whole genome shotgun sequence genome encodes:
- the LOC132426554 gene encoding LOW QUALITY PROTEIN: olfactory receptor 10Z1-like (The sequence of the model RefSeq protein was modified relative to this genomic sequence to represent the inferred CDS: inserted 2 bases in 2 codons; substituted 1 base at 1 genomic stop codon), which translates to MSLRMEQTNATFCRGLVFLGSSSFGELQLLLFALFLSLYLFTLISNVFIITIIRLDSHLHTPMYLFLSFLPFSETCYTLGIIPRMLSSLVRGGQAISYGGCAVQMFFSASWVCTTCFLLAVMGFDRYVAICASLHYASRVSTSFLSGYLFGLGMILVIFHLPXCSSHEIQHFFCDTLPVLSLACGDTGLSELGIXILSLLVLLISFSFITISYTYILTAILRIPSNEGRKKPFSTCPSHLTVVIVHYGCASFMYLRPKASYPLERDHLIAVTYTVVTLLLNPTVYSLRNRAVHTALRNAFXGRLLGKR; encoded by the exons ATGTCACTCAGAATGGAGCAGACCAATGCAACCTTCTGCAGGGGCTTGGTATTCCTGGGCTCCTCTAGCTTTGGGGAACTGCAGCTCCTGCTCTTCGCATTGTTCCTCTCCCTGTATCTTTTCACCCTGATCAGCAATGTTTTTATTATCACAATCATCAGGCTTGACAGCCATCTGCACACCCCCAtgtacctcttcctttccttcttaccTTTCTCTGAGACCTGCTATACCTTGGGCATTATCCCTAGGATGCTTTCCAGCCTGGTCAGGGGTGGGCAGGCCATCTCCTATGGGGGCTGTGCTGTCCAAATGTTCTTCTCTGCTTCGTGGGTCTGTACCACCTGCTTCCTCCTGGCTGTCATGGGCTTTGACAGATATGTAGCCATCTGTGCCTCACTACACTATGCCAGCCGGGTTAGCACCTCCTTCTTGAGTGGGTATCTCTTTGGGCTGGGAATGATACTGGTCATTTTCCACCTCC CTTGCAGCTCCCATGAGATCCAGCACTTTTTCTGTGACACGCTGCCCGTGCTGAGCCTGGCCTGTGGAGATACAGGCCTGAGTGAGCTAGGGA CTATCCTCAGCCTGTTGGTCCTCCTGAtctccttctccttcatcactaTCTCCTACACCTACATCCTGACAGCAATCCTGAGGATCCCCTCCAATGAGGGGAGGAAGAAGCCCTTCTCTACTTGCCCCTCACACCTCACAGTGGTCATTGTTCACTATGGCTGTGCCTCCTTCATGTACCTGAGACCAAAAGCCAGTTACCCTCTTGAGCGGGACCACCTTATTGCTGTCACCTATACTGTGGTGACTCTTCTCCTCAATCCCACTGTTTATAGTCTAAGAAATCGGGCTGTGCATACAGCCCTGAGAAATGCTTTCTGAGGGAGATTGCTGGGTAAAAGATGA